The genomic stretch GTTCTATTAGTCCAATGCCACCTTCCATCAAATCTGGTCATCAGAATTGGAGCAGTTCAGGGCCTTTGAACTAGAATGACTCAGTTCTTCAGTAGTAGAGAGGCTGGATTCCTCAGAAGCGGAACAGCACAGACCCATGCTAACAGAAATCATGATCAACAATCCAAACTAGAGAAAATTTCATGAGAGGTTCTCTCTCTTggcaaaagaaaggaaactgataCTATCATTTTTCCTGCAATACCGACAACGAGATAACAGCACTACTGACACAAGTCTTCTCTCACTTAAGTGCACTAAGTCCAATAAATCTCAAATCAAATGCAAAGAGGATTCAATGGAAAAGAGCAAggtaatgaaaaagatgaaaagagaaaattaagtaaGAAAGGCCATTCTTCATAGACATACAAATACCAAACTAGGTTGACAACCGAGTCCCAGTGAGCTTTATTGCTTCCTCCTAGTACAGCAGAAGTTTTTGTACTGCTATGCAAGCGTTACTCTTGCCCCTCACCCAGGAGTCTGTTACTGCTAGACATTGTAAATGCATAAAATAGTAGCTCTGCCTGAAGAGAATAATAGCACTAAGGGCTCAAACTTTGTGAActctacaaagtttttttttaagaacaaacaTGGCAGTGTGGTCTAATCCCTTAGTAATGAAATGCATGTTTTTCTGAGCTATTACTTGGCACAGCAGTGTCTCACTTATGTCAGTCCTATCTATGTTGGAAAGGGAGTTGAAAGATGATTTCAAAGAATCATGTAAGCAGCCATGGAGCAAGCTTTTGCAATGAATTCAGGGGAGGTGAGACCTCCTATTGTCAACAACTGCAGTTGGCAGCATGAGCCAAAACTTAACAGAGTTCAAAAATATGTTTGATGTATGGGTTTTAGAACAGAAGTAAGATTACTcttattaaaaagtgttttaGCAAGATCACTGAATTATATTCAAGTTACATTAATGGATGTATACCATGAGTGAAGCAtcaattttctttacttatttctctTAAGCTTCAAGACCTTTCTATAGCTTCATAATTTCAGAGCCCAGGAATTCTACATCAGTTAAACCTGGCCATACCAGCCAATAATGGATACAAACCAATTGGGCAGCCTGAATTCTCTCATTGGTTTCCTTCTGCATTCCCAGTTCATAGTTTCTCACATCCTCTAATGTCATTCCGTGCCACTCATCTATCCAGGCAAATGCCTGACGATGTCCCAAAAGCAAAACGTTCCGAATTGCCTGAAAAGAAAACACCACTAGTTGGTTCAGTCTTGCTATGGCAAGAATGTCAATCATAATTTTACTTGATAATGTAAGAGGCTAAATCAATACTCACAAAGCAAAAATATGAAAGTTCTTAGAGTAATTTTGGCTTAATACCTACCGCTTTACAAATAGTCTTTACACCTAACAGGATACGCTAGAACTAATAAACTCCTACTAAAACATGAGGTCTGTATTTATGGAAATGTAAgtgattctaaatattttttcagtctatgaaacaattataacaaacttttttttttttttacttgtgccaAGTAGCTACTTGACACAGAGGTAATACAGTTAGCCCCTCAGTTTACAATATCTGACTGGAGAACTATACAAAGTTAATATGAAGTAACCATTTAATGGAGACCATATCAATACCGTACCATTATTGTTAAATGACATTCAGGAAACACATACAAGATTAAGTATATTATCAAACAATACACTCACTTGTGTCATAGGTTATCTGTTCACCTCTTCACTAACTTCAGATGTGATGACACTGCTATGTGTAAAGTTTGTTTttcctgtacagtattttacagaAGTAAAAATGCGCAGGTTTCCCACTAGGTCAGTGTCACCCTAGTCTGCTACTACAgttgatttaaaaatgaaagtttcattATTGTACTTTGGCAACCATCATCATATaagttttacacaaacttttCTCTCCGTCGAATTAGATGTACAATAAATCTCCCCACTCTCCCGTGTCCCATGCTCCTCTTCCCCAAACTCCCATCAGGTCAAAGTTTCTATCTGTCACCCTTTTCCATGATTTCCCAGACCGTTCTAACCAAATGGCCCTAATTCACTCCCATAACATGTCAAAATCACCTCAATCGTTTCTTGATAACATATCTCTCTACCAATTCCTCATTAGCAACAGGATCTTACCACATTATTCCAGTCCTGAATCTTAATATTCCAAGATCGTACCTTTTCGAAATCTTCATGTTTCATATCCTGGCATCCAACTGATCAAAATGTGTCATAATATGATTTGTTATATGGTGAAGGATTGGGTGGCTGCAACAAAATGTACATTTCAAAAGTACAATGCAGTATGGTTAAATACACTGatataataagaatgaaagacAGCAAGAGATGAATTCTCCTTGTACTAACCCTTTGTATCCAATCTTCAACTTTGGTCTGAAGGCCAAACACTTGGAATGAAACATCAACTAGCTTATATGAGCACATAATGATGTCCGCAGTATCCCGCCAACCTTCCTGCAATGGTCCTCGGCCTGTTTTTGCTGACTTAAAGATGGACAGGTCCTGGAAAACACAGCAAATTAAAAGTAGTCATGATGAAAACTTAATATCTTTTGAAGCACTGTATATCTGTACATGACAAGTTGCATTAAACCTTAAAGCAGAAGATAagtagaataaatgaaagaaaaaagttcagaCAAAACTTGTACAGGcagaaaaaagcacaaaaaacttCTTGAAAATAAGTAAGATGGAGTCAAAGACAAAAAAGCCAACTGCAATTCCAACAGACCTCTTCTTTCTTGTAGTGTTTTTCATCTATTGGGTCCGTAAGGATGTCTACGTGGTCTACCAAGCGTTGCTTCAATTCTTCCTCATTCACATTTAAACACTAAAATAATGAACAAGATTACAGACTGTAACTACCACTGAAAGCAGCATGATATTATCAAAGAAAATTGTCATAACTGAGAAGtttatattatcaaatattaatGCAATATCTACGGGGGAAACCAAGCAGTATATTCTATGCTAAAACTTTTAACAAGATCAGGCTGTACAGAAGTGTACCTGTTTAAGCTCTATCATGGTTCACAATCAATTATGCCATACAGCAAACTTTACCATATTTccaaagttaaattaaaaaaacaagcagaGAAAAGATAAAACCAATGCTGTTGAAAATAAACATAGTCATTGTGGGTAACGTAAATGATCCTTCCTCACATTTTCTGAGGAGCCGTTGTTATTTTCATACCGAGTTCGGATCTTGATGTTGAGCCTAGGTATCACGgagcactgaaaaagaaaaaaaatatttgaacaacACTGTATTTGTGTGATAAGGCTTTTGTCAGGCTACAGTAATCTAGTTTATCCTTTTTTTACCATTATGCTATTTCCCCTAACAAGGGTGGTTCCTTGGAAAATAAAGACAATGATCACTTTCACATTTATACTTAAACCACTGAATCATGCATGATCCACCTTTCTAGATAACTTCCATTATATCTGTAACTTTTATACCTCGACAGCAGGCTCATTAGCAGTATGTCAAACCCAAGTACACACACTAAACCATTCATctttatctcacacacacacactcccacttTCTGCATGTTGTGGCCCCTCGTTTCCAGTATCTTTCTCTTATCATCTATCCAGCTTTCAAGagcttcctctcttccttcctcttacCACTTCCAAATTGCATGCTCTTTTCACCAACTTATCCTTCGTAATCTCAAaacacactgatccatcctttcacctgtgTAAACCCTCTTACATAACTCCACATTTCTTGCCATTTGAATTTTTCTCATGCCATATACACTGGACAAATCATTCACCACTATAGCTTCCACCTTTTCCTCTcctttgcattcaacatccacactccACTTCCCCTAAGGAGAGCTAGCTCTActcttcattccttcattccaaccctggtttttataaatattatgagtTTCCACCCAATCTTTTGCCCTTGATATGGCCTACAAAACCACACAAGGCACGATGGAAATGAAAGCTTTGGCAATActaagagcaaatatatatatatatttacgaaaaaGGACAATTAAGACTTTCACAAAATAagaggttttttgttttgatgagaCTGCATTCATGATAAACTAGGCTCCCGGTAATCACCATTCTTGAATTAAGGCATTCAGAAACAATGACCAGAATGGCAATACAGTACTTTGATGTAAGGTATCTGTAGTAAACTTTGGTTAAACACATTCATTGTCAAAATTTAACTAATATCAACACTGCAACtgtaaagacaaataaaatacagtaccgcaatacttactgtatattctgCAGCCATCAATCCAGACCATGAAAAAAAGGTGGAATAAAAAATGAGTATGTTGCCCAAAAATCTCAACAAATTCCTTTTCTAAGACAAagttaataatataatacatcATTATCTAATaatcaaaattacaaatacagtatactcaTATGTAAAATTACAGTCTACAAGCAACAGCAATCACTAAAGCAAAACTTATGTAATTCCCTACACCAAAAAATACTTCAACTCTAAACAAAAATGAGAtgcaaattcaataaaattaatgttgatCAATTTACTTAAAAATGGAATGTATGCATTGAATAAACTGTACAGTATTACAGTTCTGATCAATATGTACAACAATGAAATACCTACCCCTTACAGATTTACAAGGCACAGCGATAATTAATGGACAAACAACGAAACGACACTAAATGTCTAAGTTAAGTGGGAGGGGGTCAACACAGATGCCGTTATAGCCTTATCACTTGTATGCCTGCATGAAACGTGAGTCCCAAAAGCCATCATTTACCGTACTctaaaatgttttgattttgcCAAGCCAAAAGTATAAGAGCAGTATGTTACGAAGCCAACTGATTACAACAGAAATTCTCAACCTCACCCCATGATGGTAGTCTGACAAGAACTTTCTGCAAGAAATTAACGTATGAGATGGCTAATAAAGCTTTTAAGTGCATCTATAAAACATATCACTGTGTTATTAAAAGGGCTTGCTCTCTTCAAATTCAGTTTTCCAAAATCATTCATATATCTATTACCCATAAAACATCAGTTAGAGTGATACTGTAcgcataatgaataataaaacaaatattctgtAATCCATCAGCATAAAAAGACTTCCCAAATCTGTACGATGTTATTACTGACATAAAGTTTGTTTCATCGCAAACGCATTACTTGTAATCAATACACATGCATAGGGTTCATAAGCTCCAGACATATCAGTCTTTTACttaacaaacaaaagaagaacaGCAGTAGCCCTGTATACAAGCCTCTAGGTCCCTGGCTCCCCAGCAGATAACTACCTCACTTCTTGCGAGTGCATAACTGTACACAGTTCAGCAGACTTCCCAAagatctttcctattttcaagagtgtccttaaattaaatatttaaattacctattttacttattccatCAATTACTCTTATTCCACCTAAATGACAAGTGACTTAGTGATAACTCTTTGCCCAAGAGGTTCCACTATCGGCATAATACTATGCTTTAGTTCACATTTGCTTGTTTCACAGCTGACTCATTACTTATAGTTTAGTCCAAATTTGTGGTCCATGGATTTCCTATGGTCAAAGCCTATGCATTTGAACCAAAGAGTCCCTCCAGATTCAGGTACGTTACTGCATTTTACAATTGCTTACACAATCACTATCAAACTGCTAAGTCTAGAACTCTTCCATTCTTGAAAGTACTGGGGGTTAATAATCCCAATATAAGCTAGAAGAACCCCTACAATGTCATCCTCTGTTATTATAAAGTAATCAATCACAAGCCACCTATTCAGAAGATTCTATCCTTGAGTCAAGCTATCTCTACAGTGAACTTTACTTGCCACTTTTCAATAAGCTATCATTAGCCCCTATACTCTGAACTACCTTTTCAACTGCAGTACTGTATGCCTATGCCCCTTAGTACTGTAAATTTGGTATGACACTGTGTTCCTCTGTTAGGTTATTTTTTACAGATACCATACTTTTAATGGCcgactattttttattttacttttgtgttttcACTTCATTATACCCTGATGATGGCCGTGATATTCTACAAGCACTGGCAACACTgtgaaaaattttcttaattctaCTTGCAGTCATATCCATTATTAAACTATAGCTTACCATGCGATAAAATCTGACATAACCACATTTGTGAGTGCCCCAGCGGGAAAAGGATATTtacatgacattaaaaaaaaatatttaataacttaCTTATCTATCATCTATAATAAATACtatttaggcaaaaaaaaaaaattcatgcaaaatCTTATAATACATGACGGCATTTTATAATCAAATACAATAATTACTTGGGGATGAGACTCTTGTTAATCACATTTTAgcaaatacaatactgtattacCTGTTTCTGTGTAAGGGTAGTAGTTCCAAGCTTTTTCCGTCAGGTAGATAAACCGAGGAACATAAGATCGAGCCCATACAGGtaatttactgaaagaaaaacCATTTACTTAGTGACTTAGTATTTTGAACGTCTCCTGCTACCAGAGGAGTGAATTTTAGTAATGTTAAAATAATCAAGGAAGGTGTTCTACCACTGGAGATAGTCTTCATGAACTATTTTATTATGCAGAAAACTATCTATATTAATCTTGTGAAGCAAATATCCCAAAGTTAAGGCTCATCAATTAATCTTATATCTTTGAGCTGAGcattaaaaatactgaagctaCGCCAAATATACAAAGTCtcaagagagaaaatgacaaC from Macrobrachium rosenbergii isolate ZJJX-2024 chromosome 54, ASM4041242v1, whole genome shotgun sequence encodes the following:
- the rdgBbeta gene encoding cytoplasmic phosphatidylinositol transfer protein 1, whose translation is MLKEYRICMPMSVEEYHIGQLYMIARHSAEQSHDGEGVEVIENDPFEDPTHGEGQFTEKRIHLSSKLPVWARSYVPRFIYLTEKAWNYYPYTETGNTCSVIPRLNIKIRTRYENNNGSSENCLNVNEEELKQRLVDHVDILTDPIDEKHYKKEEDLSIFKSAKTGRGPLQEGWRDTADIIMCSYKLVDVSFQVFGLQTKVEDWIQRAIRNVLLLGHRQAFAWIDEWHGMTLEDVRNYELGMQKETNERIQAAQLATDETGKKNEDDEKEEKKDGGEEEEEEKEEAGENEKEGGSVTEKKEGSAPPSPTSPAASNASNGSSGGTPQKTGYLSSWFKWS